A genomic region of Vitis vinifera cultivar Pinot Noir 40024 chromosome 7, ASM3070453v1 contains the following coding sequences:
- the LOC104879948 gene encoding egg cell-secreted protein 1.4-like yields the protein MALIKNVFLLVALSWLITNASASRELPMSMKPAELDLVARLETSGGLVECWNALVELKSCTNEIILFFLNGQADIGPDCCGAIDIITRNCWPTMLTSLGFTAEEGNILRGYCDAYTPSPAAPPPAAESPVQPPSI from the coding sequence ATGGCTCTGATCAAGAACGTGTTTCTCTTGGTGGCACTCTCATGGCTGATAACCAACGCGTCTGCATCGAGGGAACTGCCCATGAGCATGAAGCCTGCAGAGCTGGACCTTGTGGCGAGGCTGGAGACGAGCGGAGGGTTAGTAGAATGCTGGAATGCGCTTGTAGAGCTGAAGTCATGCACGAATGAGATTATCCTCTTCTTCCTCAATGGCCAGGCTGATATCGGACCGGACTGTTGCGGGGCAATCGATATCATCACCAGGAATTGCTGGCCTACAATGCTCACTTCCCTGGGTTTCACTGCTGAAGAAGGCAACATTCTGCGAGGCTACTGCGATGCATACACGCCTAGCCCTGCTGCCCCGCCTCCTGCAGCCGAGTCCCCGGTTCAGCCACCGAGTATCTGA
- the LOC100250840 gene encoding citrate-binding protein — MSSTSFVVALALFHLSFFHLNFHQSKFEVQKPYDVSQDQPVSTSSGSLPRTEIRIRGYDYSSGTWQFEGYGYVPSGTTGVSIMQVFGGSSRATTLMVRVYDGSLTNYRSPVLASNIYNKWFRLNVIHNADAGRVQIYIDGTLKYDGSDDGGSSHYFKFGVYTQNDPSSYMESRWKGIKV; from the exons ATGAGTAGTACTTCTTTTGTTGTTGCCTTAGCTCTGTTTCACTTGAGCTTCTTTCATCTCAATTTCCACCAATCCAAATTTGAAGTGCAAAAGCCCTACGATGTGTCTCAAGACCAGCCGGTGTCCACAAGCTCTGGGTCTCTTCCACGCACCGAGATCCGTATTCGC GGCTACGATTATTCCTCGGGTACTTGGCAATTTGAAGGTTATGGATACGTGCCAAGCGGCACGACTGGTGTGAGCATCATGCAGGTGTTCGGAGGAAGTAGTCGAGCCACGACCTTAATGGTTAGAGTTTATGATGGCTCGCTTACCAACTACCGAAGCCCAGTGCTAGCGTCCAACATCTATAACAAGTGGTTTCGATTAAATGTAATTCATAATGCAGATGCTGGAAGAGTTCAGATTTACATTGATGGGACTCTCAAGTATGACGGCTCAGATGATGGAGGCAGCTCCCATTacttcaagtttggggtttatACCCAGAATGATCCCTCCAGCTACATGGAGTCACGTTGGAAAGGAATCAAAGTTTGA
- the LOC100264552 gene encoding cellulose synthase A catalytic subunit 2 [UDP-forming], with the protein MATGGRLVAGSHHRNEFVLINADDIARIKSVRELSGQICHICGDGVEITVDGELFVACNECAFPVCRPCYEYERREGNKVCPQCKTRYKRMKGSPRVEGDEEEDDIDDLEHEFDYANSNTWATQEVAGEMLTVCLDIDCGNHDSASGISTCSELVSPPLSSQVPLLSYPMENADIHADQHALIVPPFTGYRNRIYPTPYNDPSVSLQSRPIVPKKDVAVYGYGSVAWKDRVVEWKKRQNEKLQMVEHQRQNEDGDVGGDGPDDTDLPKMDEARQPLSRKLPIPSSIISPYRLIIILRLIILGFFFHYRLLHPVHDAYGLWVTSVICEIWFAISWILDQFPKWCPVRRETYLDRLSLRYEKEGKPTELASIDIFVSTVDPTKEPPLITANTVLSILAVDYPVDKVACYVSDDGAAMLTFEALSETSEFARKWVPFCKKFSIEPRAPEWYFSQKIDYLKNKVHPAFVKQRRAMKREYEEFKVRINGLVSMAQKVPEEGWTMQDGTPWPGNNVRNHPGLIQVFLGHVGVHDIEGNELPRLVYVSREKRPGFEHHKKAGAMNALVRVSAVISNAPYLLNVDCDHYINNSKALREAMCFMMDPSLGKRVCYVQFPQRFDGIDRHDRYSNRNIVFFDINMRGLDGIQGPIYVGTGCVFRRQALYGYDAPVKKKPPGKTCNCPRCCCLCCGSRKGKKVKQRDQKKKKMKHRESSNQIYALETIQGGIKGIYTEQASKTSPDELEKKFGQSPVFIASTLLENGGIPDEARPASLLKEAIQVISCGYEDKTDWGKEVGWIYGSVTEDILTGFKMHCHGWRSVYCIPKRPAFKGSAPINLSDRLHQVLRWALGSVEIFFSKHCPVWYGYGGGLKWLERFSYINSVVYPWTSIPLIIYCTLPAICLLTGKFIVPEISNYASIVFIALFISIAATGIIEMRWGGVGIDDWWRNEQFWVIGGVSSHLFALFQGLLKVLAGVNTNFTVTSKAGDDGEYSELYLFKWTSLLIPPTTLLIINIVAVVVGISDAINNGYESWGPLFGKLFFALWVIVHLYPFLKGLIGKKDRLPTIILVWSILLASLLTLLWVRINPFLTKDGLVLEVCGLDCD; encoded by the exons ATGGCCACCGGAGGTCGACTCGTTGCTGGTTCTCATCACAGAAATGAGTTCGTGCTTATCAATGCTGATGACATTGCTCGT ATCAAGTCTGTGCGAGAATTGAGTGGGCAAATTTGTCACATATGTGGGGATGGAGTGGAGATTACAGTGGACGGTGAGCTCTTCGTTGCCTGCAATGAATGTGCCTTCCCTGTGTGCAGGCCTTGCTACGAATATGAGAGAAGGGAAGGAAATAAGGTGTGTCCTCAGTGTAAAACCAGATACAAGCGCATGAAAG GCAGTCCCAGGGTTGAAGGCGATGAGGAAGAGGACGATATTGATGATCTAGAACATGAGTTTGATTATGCAAATTCTAATACTTGGGCCACACAAGAAGTTGCAGGGGAGATGCTCACTGTATGCCTTGATATTGATTGCGGTAACCATGATAGTGCCTCTGGGATCTCTACATGTTCAGAATTGGTTTCCCCTCCCCTTAGCTCTCAAGTCCCGCTATTGAGCTACCCCATGGAG AATGCTGATATACATGCTGACCAACATGCCTTAATAGTGCCCCCATTTACGGGTTACAGAAATAGAATTTATCCCACACCATATAACGATCCATCTGTATCTT TGCAATCCAGGCCAATCGTTCCTAAGAAAGATGTAGCTGTATATGGATATGGAAGTGTGGCATGGAAGGATCGAGTGGTCGAGTGGAAGAAAAGGCAGAATGAGAAACTTCAGATGGTTGAGCATCAAAGACAAAATGAGGATGGAGATGTTGGTGGGGATGGACCAGATGATACTGATTTGCCTAA GATGGATGAAGCGAGGCAACCACTTTCAAGGAAGTTACCCATTCCTTCAAGCATAATAAGCCCTTACAGATTGATAATTATACTCCGACTCATAATTCTTGGCTTCTTTTTCCATTATAGACTTCTTCATCCAGTTCATGATGCATATGGCTTGTGGGTAACATCAGTTATATGTGAAATATGGTTTGCTATATCATGGATTCTGGATCAGTTTCCAAAATGGTGTCCAGTACGTCGAGAAACATACCTTGATCGGCTCTCACTAAG GTATGAAAAAGAAGGGAAGCCTACTGAATTGGCCAGCATAGACATCTTTGTGAGCACGGTTGATCCTACAAAAGAACCTCCATTAATCACTGCAAACACGGTTCTCTCCATCCTTGCTGTGGATTATCCAGTTGATAAAGTTGCATGCTACGTCTCAGATGATGGTGCTGCCATGctcacttttgaagcactttctgAGACCTCTGAATTTGCCAGGAAATGGGTCCCTTTCTGTAAAAAATTTAGTATTGAGCCCCGTGCCCCTGAATGGTATTTTTCTCAGAAAATCGACTATCTCAAAAACAAAGTTCATCCGGCATTTGTGAAACAACGACGCGCAATGAAG AGAGAGTATGAGGAGTTCAAAGTTCGAATAAATGGGTTAGTTTCCATGGCACAAAAGGTTCCTGAGGAAGGCTGGACAATGCAGGATGGAACTCCATGGCCTGGAAACAATGTTCGCAATCATCCTGGCCTGATCCAG GTGTTCCTAGGCCACGTTGGTGTTCATGATATTGAAGGAAATGAATTACCTCGTCTAGTTTATGTCTCTCGTGAGAAGAGGCCAGGGTTTGAACATCACAAAAAAGCTGGTGCTATGAATGCTCTG GTGCGAGTTTCAGCAGTCATTTCAAATGCCCCGTATCTTCTGAACGTTGACTGTGACCATTATATCAACAATAGCAAGGCACTTAGAGAAGCTATGTGTTTCATGATGGACCCCTCATTGGGTAAGAGAGTTTGCTATGTCCAGTTTCCCCAAAGATTTGATGGGATCGATCGTCATGATAGATACTCAAATCGAAATATCGTCTTCTTTGAT ATTAACATGAGAGGCTTAGATGGTATACAAGGACCGATATATGTTGGAACCGGTTGTGTCTTCAGAAGGCAAGCACTTTATGGTTATGATGCTCCTGTCAAGAAGAAACCCCCTGGCAAGACCTGTAACTGTCCCCGATGTTGCTGCCTGTGTTGTGGGTCTCGAAAGGGCAAAAAAGTGAAGCAAAGGgaccaaaaaaagaagaaaatgaagcacAGGGAGTCTTCAAACCAGATATATGCACTTGAAACCATTCAGGGGGGAATTAAAG GAATCTACACCGAGCAAGCATCCAAGACATCCCCAGATGAACTTGAGAAGAAGTTTGGGCAGTCACCCGTGTTCATAGCCTCTACGCTTTTGGAGAACGGTGGAATTCCTGATGAAGCCCGTCCTGCGTCACTCTTGAAAGAAGCCATCCAAGTCATTAGCTGTGGCTATGAAGATAAAACAGATTGGGGAAAGGAG GTTGGCTGGATATATGGCTCTGTGACAGAGGATATACTAACAGGGTTCAAGATGCACTGCCATGGATGGCGGTCTGTTTACTGCATACCCAAGCGGCCTGCATTCAAGGGCTCAGCTCCCATCAACCTCTCAGATCGTCTGCACCAGGTTCTTCGGTGGGCCCTTGGGTCTGTTGAGATTTTCTTTAGCAAACACTGTCCAGTCTGGTATGGCTACGGGGGTGGCTTGAAATGGCTGGAACGATTTTCCTACATAAACTCCGTCGTGTATCCTTGGACCTCAATTCCATTGATCATTTACTGTACCTTGCCAGCCATCTGCCTCCTCACCGGGAAATTCATCGTCCCTGAG ATCAGCAACTACGCAAGCATCGTGTTCATAGCACTCTTCATATCCATAGCTGCAACAGGCATCATCGAGATGCGATGGGGTGGCGTAGGAATAGATGATTGGTGGAGAAATGAGCAGTTCTGGGTAATAGGAGGTGTTTCATCACACCTTTTTGCTCTTTTCCAGGGTTTACTCAAGGTTTTGGCCGGCGTCAACACAAATTTCACCGTTACCTCCAAAGCAGGTGACGATGGAGAATATTCTGAGCTTTACCTCTTCAAATGGACATCTTTGTTAATTCCTCCAACCACATTACTGATCATAAACATAGTTGCCGTCGTGGTTGGCATCTCCGATGCCATCAACAATGGATACGAATCCTGGGGCCCCCTGTTTGGTAAACTATTCTTTGCCTTATGGGTGATAGTCCACCTCTACCCCTTCCTCAAAGGACTGATTGGAAAAAAAGACAGGCTGCCCACCATCATCCTGGTCTGGTCAATTCTGCTGGCCTCACTCTTAACTCTTTTGTGGGTTCGAATCAATCCATTTTTGACCAAAGACGGCCTTGTCCTGGAGGTTTGTGGATTGGATTGTGACTAA